The following proteins come from a genomic window of Schistocerca gregaria isolate iqSchGreg1 chromosome X, iqSchGreg1.2, whole genome shotgun sequence:
- the LOC126298327 gene encoding piggyBac transposable element-derived protein 3-like → MDTRLFYGKRQGRSYIPPESRDEDCFDSDDSDLDKTYVPERELQQYEKLIGFSLQWQNLLVLIYNSLQFFSCSQSGDSSSSEENCDESDEVVSPCVPNTEQIVEPEVGDNHPQAQCPSRCNVPKLNLLWKRKTVKSVFPSPVWTGEIPPSTEVFSPLTYFKKIFEPRIIDYVIQQTNLYSKKCDVADAFSVNSTEIEQFIGIVFYVSLIAIPGNRRYWNKKCDVKQVSDVITLRKWEKIKRFLHFSDNTQQHSAPDRLFKVRMVSEMLRKNLSKIPIEEHLAVYEQIVPFKGHSSLKQYNPKKPKKWGFYSGPFNQPSHLPNVNASGNVVLRLAERIPKYKNHKLFHDNWFCSPELQVELVKCGIHSLGTVQLNRVRNNKMPSDAEMKKQGRGTSVESTASVSGYDLILVNWQDNRCASLLGTFSGTHPESQVARYDKKQSNTSK, encoded by the exons ATGGATACCCGTCTATTTTACGGAAAAAGACAAGGGAGAAGCTACATTCCTCCAGAAAGCAGGGATGAGGACTGTTTTGACAGTGATGACAGTGATCTGGATAAAACCTACGTTCCTGAACGTGAG TTACAGCAATATGAGAAGTTGATTGGATTTTCGCTACAGTGGCAAAATTTACTTGTTCTAATATACAACTCTTTACAGTTCTTTTCAT GCTCACAATCaggtgacagtagcagcagcgaagAAAACTGTGATGAGTCAGATGAAGTGGTATCGCCTTGTGTTCCAAACACAGAGCAGATAGTTGAACCTGAAGTTGGTGATAATCATCCTCAGGCACAATGTCCATCTCGTTGTAATGTGCCGAAATTGAACCTTCTTTGGAAGAGGAAGACGGTAAAATCTGTATTTCCTTCTCCTGTTTGGACTGGAGAAATTCCACCATCTACAGAAGTATTTTCACCACTAACGTACTTCAAAAAGATTTTTGAGCCAAGGATCATTGACTACGTAATTCAACAAACAAATCTGTATTCGAAGAAATGTGATGTGGCCGACGCCTTCAGTGTTAACTCTACTGAAATTGAACAATTTATTGGTATTGTATTCTACGTGTCACTGATTGCTATACCTGGGAACAGAAGATACTGGAACAAGAAATGTGATGTGAAACAAGTATCTGATGTAATAACGCTACGCAAATGGGAAAAAATAAAgagatttttacatttttctgacaatacTCAGCAACATTCTGCGCCTGACAGACTGTTCAAGGTTAGAATGGTAAGCGAGATGCTGCgaaaaaatttatcaaaaataCCAATTGAAGAACACCTTGCAGTGTACGAACAAATTGTGCCATTCAAAGGTCACAGTAGCTTGAAACAGTATAATCCCAAGAAACCAAAGAAGTGGGGCT TCTATTCTGGACCCTTCAATCAACCCAGTCATCTTCCTAATGTAAACGCCAGTGGAAATGTAGTGCTTAGATTGGCTGAAAGAATACCAAAGTACAAAAATCATAAACTGTTCCATGATAACTGGTTCTGCAGTCCAGAGCTTCAAGTTGAGCTGGTAAAATGCGGTATTCACAGTCTGGGAACAGTACAGTTGAATAGAGTGAGAAACAATAAGATGCCATCTGATGCTGAAATGAAAAAGCAGGGAAGAGGCACATCTGTTGAATCCACTGCATCAGTTTCTGGATATGACCTGATTCTTGTGAACTGGCAAGACAACAGGTGTGCCAGCCTTCTGGGCACCTTTTCAGGTACACACCCAGAAAGCCAGGTTGCAAGATATGACAAAAAACAAAGCAACACATCCAAATAA